In the Nocardia asteroides genome, CGACCCCGGGTCGGCCGAGCCGACGCACCCCTCGTGGTACATGACCGAGCGAGTTGTCGAATGCCTGGTGGCAGCGGACCGGAACTTCCGGGAGGCTCCCCTCACCTCCCCCGCCATGATCAACCGGGCCGTGGAGTTGCTGAACGAAGCGGAACACCTGCTCAATCAGGAGTTGCTGAACGTCGGCATCGATGACGTGTCGGAGAAGCGCGTGACCCTCGATCGCGTGGAGAACAATCTGGAGCAGGCGCGGCAGCTCGTGGCGCGGCGGCAGGCCGGCACCGCGTTCGTGCTGGCCTCGGACGCGCTGCGGGACCTGAACCAGCTCGCGTTCGCGCGGCGGGACGCCACGAGGAGCGTGTACTCGTGATCGTCTTCTCGACCTCGGACAAGGGAGGCACCGGGCGCTCGGTGACGAGCTGCAACATCGCCTACCGGCTGTGCGCCGGAGGGCGGAGTGTCGCATACCTGGACTTCGATTTCGGATCGCCGACGGCGGGTGCCCTGTTCGAAATCGGCGGGGTCGAGCAGGGGGTGCCGGAGAAGGGGCTGCACTCCTATCTGACGCACGGGAGTGAGCCGGTGGCGCGGGTCGATATCCGTGCCGCGACGGACCGTCCCGCACTCCGCAATATCCGGTCGCGCACCGGACAGCTCGTTCTCTTTCCCGGCGACGAGGGCGGCGCGGAGTTCAACGGCATCGATGACGAGACCGATGCGGTCGTGGATCGCTGTATCACCCTGCTGGCGGCACTCGAGCAGGAATTCGACGTCGCCGTCGTCGATCTCAGCGCGGGGCGCTCGCTCGCCATGGAGCTCGCGCTGCGCGCGACCGCGAGCCCGCACCTCTCCTCCGCGACCGTGCGGTGGCTCGTCTTCCATCGGTGGACGCGGCAACACATCCTCGCTGCCAGCGGCCTCGTGCACGGGCATCACGGTCTGCTGGCGGGCGCGGCGCTCTGGGGCCACGACAAGAAGAAATTCCTCGAGAACCTGCGTTATGTGCGGACAGCGGTGCCCCGGCTGAACAAGTCGGTGGACGGCGTTTACCGGGGAGCGCAGGCGGCGTGGCTGACGGAGCAGAACGCCGCACTCAAGGCGCTGGCCGCACGGCACCTGATCGGCGCCACTTCCCTCCTCGGCGAGACACCGGTCGAACCGGTGCTGCAGTGGCGGGAGCAGGTCATTCTCGACACCGATGTCGCGAACAAAATCGCAAATCTGGAAACCGCGGCGGCATTCGACGAGCTGACTGCTCGCCTGATCGACACGGAATACTGGGAACAGTTTTGATGTTCGGACTCCCGCACTTCTTCGGAAAGGAAATCGGCGACAGTGGAGCATGGCAGCGGATACGATGAGGCCAGCACACAACTACGTGTAGCCCGGGTTCCGCTGTCCCACTTATCCATCGAGGTGGGGCATCTGTACATGTCGGACCTCCGCCGGGGAGGCGAAGCGATCCGTCGGCAGCTGAAGCGGGTCGCGCCTATGCTCCACGCGATCACGGCGAGTGCGGAGGCGGAGTTCGGGAGCAACGCGCGCATCAGTACCTGTTTTCTTCTCGATGACTACTTCGACGACGGTGGAAATCCAGCGGAGGTCATCGGCAAGCTGCTGGAGATCACCTCCGAATTCGGAGTCGGGATCGATTACCTCGGCCGGGAGTCGGCTTGTCACGAAGCTCCGGCCGCGCGTGCCGGGGAGTTCGTACCTCTCGCGGAGATGGTGGCCGCCCGAATCGTAGAAGAGCCGGCCAAAGGCGAGACCGGAAGCCGGCCGCCCGCGCTGAAATCCGGCTGGCTCGCCAATGGGAAGCGGGGATCGGATGGTATCCGCGTCGGCCAGGCCATGCGTTCACGCAGCTATCAACACCCGGAAGAACTGAGCCGCCGGGAGCACTCGATCTTTCTCGACGTCGAGATGTGGCGGAAGAGCCGCACCGGCGTGAACGGTACGGCGACGACGACGGTGAAGTGGTCCTGCCCCTTCCTGGCGTCGGTCTGGCAGCTGCTCCGGCTGGGAATTCTCCGTGATCAGGGGAATCCGGTGGCTCAGCCGGTCAACTGGGAAGATCGCACGGTCTGGCCCGATCGCTGGGCGGACCTGCCCGCGATCGTTCAGCTCGAGCCGAGGGCCAAACCCTTCGCCGCATACCGCTCGTTGTCGATCATGCCTCGGTACTATCTGGGTATCGAACACGCGGTTCGTGTTGTCATCGACCACCTCCAGCTCGATAGCGAAATCGTGGACGACATCGTGGATCGCGGCACCGCCGAGTTGGTGGATGTCTCACGCGATGCCGGTGAGCGGCTGGACTATGTCTTCCTCGGCGGTTGCTGATGGACACACCGAACGCGGTCGGTTTCGCGGAGCCCGATTACACGCTCGCGCAATTCGGCGGCTTGGAAGCGGTCGACGGAGTCGAGCATGCTCCCCCATTCGAAACGCTCCACGGCGTTCTGCCCGACCTACAGCGGGGGGTGGCTCGAGCCGGAGCGGTTGATCCGATCCTCGTCACCGGGGAGATTCATACGCGCCTCGTTCCCCATTCCACTGCCCTGACCCGAGCCTCCGCGGAAGAAATGCTGACCATCGTGCCCGGCTACCCGGTGCGGTGGCGTACCAGGCCCAGCAGTGTCGGCACCTCGCCGACGATCGCCGCGGGATTCGACTGCGGACTCCCGCGGGTGTCGGGCGCCGCGGTACACGCGATCGGTACCGCAGCGGTGCATGCGGTCGTCTGCGGCGGTCGGGTCCTGCAGAGCTCGGCCCATACGGGGGTGGTGGCGGCGGAATCGTCGCAGCGGCAGGTCTGGTCGCACTACCTTTCCAGGGTGGGGGTCGCCGAGGTGGTCAGCCGGGTTACTCCGCAGACCCGGAAGCGGCTCGTCGACGGATTTCTCGGCTTCGTCGACCCGCCGCCGGGCACCGTGGACATGCCGTCGATCACGCAGCACCTGCTCAATCGAGTGAGTATGTGGAGCGGGCTCGATCAGCGAGCCCCGTTCCGCGCGGTCACGACCAGGTTGCGCTGGGCCGCGCACATCGGTGCCGCGGCAACCCTGCGATTCCGGCTCGAAGAGGGGCGGGTTCGCACTGTCGTGGTGACTGTGCGGAACGAGACCGAACTCGCCGCTGTCGGCGCGTTCTGCGAAGATCTGGCCCGGCACGATTGGCTGCTCACCGTTGTCGAGGCCATCACCGACCAGGTGGATGCGATGCCGTTGGGGGCGGATGTGACGCAGGCCGTCGCCCCGGTACTCGCCGGTGTCACACACCTGTGGACGCCGGGCGTCCACACTCCGGCTGTGCTCCGGCCGCTGTGGCGCCAGCTGGAGGCCGACCCCGCCTTCTCGGCGGAATGGTTCGCGCGGCTCGGTCACCTCCGTAGCCGCACGGATTTCGTGGCTCCGGCCGCGTCCCAGCGCGAATTCGCGGTCAAGACCTGGTGAGGTGGCGGACGCGAACGTCCCGGATCATCGGAGTCCGGGGCGTTCCTTCTGCCACGGGTCGGTAACCGTATCGGTCAGCGGACGGGGTTCCGGGCGGTCGAACCGGCAGATGAGGACATCCCTGCCCTCGCCAGGGCCGAAGTAGTCCGGGTCGTGTTCGATGCGGACGAAACCGGATTTGCGGTAGAGCCCGACGGCCGGATGATCGCTCGGCCGGACGGTCAGGAGGATCTGCGGTACGGCCGCCGAGCGGCAACGGTCGACAGTGCTTCGCAGCAGTATGCCGCCGTAACCGCGGCGGTGATATCGCGAGTCGACTGCGAGGCCGAGGATCCACGCGGTACCCCCATCGCTCGTGGCGACCATGGAGTATCCGCAGAGCTGCCCCTCGATCTCCGCGATCAGCCACTGTGGCCCGTGGACGTCGAACAACTGACGCAATGCGAAGTACGGGTAGGCGAAGCGATCGAACTCGGCTCGTTCGAGCGCGTCGATCGCGGCGAGGTCTTCCAGGCGGGCCGCCCGGAAAGTGGGTGTCTCCGAACTCGTCGACAGAATCACCGTTGTCTCCCCTTCGGCGATGGGCGACGGGGGCCCAGCGTGGGTCGGAATGTGCTCCGGGAATACCGGATGCTCGCGGATTGCGGACCGGTGGCGATCCGGACGGCTGCGACGGACCCAGCGGCCAGCGCGGTCCGTAACGCATAAATCCCTTGCTCGTCCGTGCCCGGCGGCTACACGCCGGCACCGTTCCTAGAGTGTGCCCTGTGAACTCGCAACCGGCCGAAGAAACGGGAGAGTGTGAGCAACAACGTCAATTATGGTGACGCGCAACTGCTTAGAGGAATTCGAATGTGACAGTTCGAGATGAGAGACTCCTGATTCTCCTGCCCCGCCGGGTGAGCACTCTCCTCCCGCGCTGAGCGAGTCCGACTCGGGCTTCGCGAGGTGCCGGCGGGGCGGGGTCGTGGGTGCCGTTGGTGCTCAGCAGGACGACGGCACCGGGGGCGGGGAGTGGGTGAGGTGGTCGACGGCGACCTTCGTCCCGAAGCGGGAAGGTGCGCACCGACCCGTGCGCGGCCAAGGCGAAGTGCCCACGCCGGGAGTTCGAATCACGGTGAGCTGACCCGTCGTCCCGGCCGGTCCGGGAATGGTCAACTCTCTGGCGACAGCGCCGGACCTTCGGCGTGCGATTTCGAGGAAGACCCACCACCGCCATGAGGAATATCCGTTTCCGCAGACTTCTGGCCGCCGCGACGGTGGCGACCGCTCTCGTGACAGCGCTCGCCGGGTGCGGCGGGCCGTCGAATTCGCCGGAGGCGGAGGGGGGTACTCCGGTGTACGGGGGGACGCTGAACTTCTACGATCCGGTGCAGTACACGGCGTGGTTGCCGACGGCGTCGATCTGGTCGAACAGCCAGGTCGCGAACAACCTCGCGGACCGGCTGACCTGGCAGGATCCGGAGTCGGGCGAGGTGAAGCCGTGGCTGGCGAAGTCCTGGGAAATCAGCCAGGACAAGCTGAGCTACACCTTCACGCTGCGCGAAGGGGTGACGTTCAGCAACGGTGATCCGGTGGACGCGGCGATCGTGAAGGCCAATTACGACCAGCACGGTTTCGGGGACAAGGCGCTCGGAATTCCGGCGGATTCCTTCTTCGCCAATTACACGGGCAGTGAAGTCGTGGGCCCGCTCACCGTGAAGGTGAACTTCAGCAAGCCGAATGTGGGCTTCCTGCAGGTGACCTCTTTCTATCGGGCCGGCTCGATTCTGGCGAAGCCGTTCCTGGAGAGGGATCTGAACGGGCAGGGGCAGGCGCAGAACTGGATCGCCTCGGGGCCGTTCGTGGTGGAGTCGGTGAACGGCACCACCGGGATCACGCTGAAGCGGCGCGAGGATTACAACTGGGCGCCGACGGGCTCCGGCCACGAGGGCCGGGCGTACCTGGAGCGGGTGGTCTTCAAGACGGTGCCGGAGGCGGGCACCCGGGTCGGCGCGCTGCAGTCCGGTGAGGCGCACATCTCGCGCAATATCGCCCCGTACGACGAGGAGACGGTCGGCGCGCAGGGCGGGCGGATCGCGGCCTTCCCGGTGCAGGGGCAGACGAACAAGCTGTCGCCGCAGCTGGATTCGACCGCACCGGTGATCGACAAGAACGTGCGGCTGGCGCTGCAGGCGGCGACGAACCGGGAGGAGATCAACCAGACGGTGCTCTCCCCGAGCTACCCGATCCCGGGCAGCATCCTGGTGCAGGGGACGCCGCAGCGGCCGGACGCGGGCGACGCGCTGAAGTACGACCTGGACAGGGCGAATTCGCTGCTGGAGCAGGCGGGCTGGCAGAAGGGCTCGGACGGGATCAGGGCGAAGGACGGCAAGCGGCTGCGGATCGAGATCTGGATCGCGCCGTATTACCAGGTCGCGCAGCCGGTGCTGGAGCTGCTGCAGTCGCAGTGGAAGAAGGCCGGGATCGAGCTGAACATCAACGCCACCTCGCTCACCGAGTACGAGGCCACCCAGACCGCCCGCGCCGACAGCTGGGCGCTGGTGCAGGGGCAGCTCTCCCGCGCGGAGCCGGACGTGCTGCGCTCGGCCTACGACAGCACCGCCACCAACGAGCTGCACAACCCCACCCCGGACGCGAAGCTGGACGAGCTGGTCCGCGCGCAGGCCTTCGAGTTCGACCCGGCCGAGCGGGCGCGGGCGGTGCGGGCGATCCAGGACCACCTGCTCGCCGAGGGGTACGTGATCCCGCTCTACGACGAGACCCAGGTGTTCGGGCTCGCGCCGTCGGTGCACGGCTTCGGCACCGAGTCGACCGCCCGCACCTGGCTGTACGACACCTGGATCGCGGAGTAGCGGGATGCGCGGCTACGTCCTGAAGCGGCTCGCGCAGGCGGTGCTGGTGCTGCTCGCGGCCTACACCCTGTCGTTCGCGCTGCTCAGCGCCTTGCCGGGGGATTCGGTGAACAACCGGATCCAGAACCCGGACGCGCAGATCTCGCCGGAGGCGGGGCGGATGATGCTGGAGTACTACGGGCTGGACCGGCCGCTCCACGAGCAGTACCTGCACGGGCTGGCGGCGGCGCTGCGCGGTGAGTTCGGCTTCTCGCTCTCCACCGGGACCCCGGTCGCGGAGATGATCGGGACCGCGCTGCCCGGCACGCTGGCGCTGACCGGGCTGGCCCTGGTCTTCGGGCTGGTCTTCGCCGGCGTGGTCGCGATCGTGATCAACTACGCCCGGTGGGCGTGGCTGCGCGACCTCGCCGGGTCGGTGCCCGCGCTCTTCGCCTCGGTGCCGACGTTCGTGGTCGGCATCCTGGCGCTGCAGTTCCTCTCCTTCCGGTTCCACCTCATCCCGTCGGTGGACGACGGGTCGGCGCGGGCGCTGGTCGCGCCGGCCGCGACGCTGGGGCTGCTGGTGGCGGCGCCGATGTCGCAGGTCTTCGCCACCTCGATCCGCGGCACGCGGCGGCAGCCCTTCGTGCACGTGCTGCGGGCCAAGGGCGCGGGGGAGGGCTTCGTCTTCCGCAAGGACGTGCTGCGCAACTCCTCGCTGCCGGTGCTGACGCTGCTCGGGCTGACCTTCGGCGAGCTCATCGCCGGCTCCGTCGTCACCGAGGCGGTCTACGCGCGGGACGGGATCGGGCAGCTCACGGTCGGCGCGGTGGAGACCCAGGACCTGCCGGTGGTGCAGGGCGTCGTGCTGCTCTCCGCGGCGGCGTACGTGCTGGTGAATCTCGCGGTCGACCTGGTGTATCCGTTCGTCGACCCGCGGGTGCTCGTCGACGGCCGGACGCAGCGGTTCACCAGGGCCCGTGCCGGTCTCGCCCGCACGCGCGTGGTCGTTCCGCCGCGCGGGCTCCCGGCCGAGGTGGCAATGCCGTGACCGCCGTCCTGGAACCCGAGAAGAACTCGCGGGCGCCCGAGCGGAAGGCGGCCCGGCCGCGCCGGCTCGGCGCGAACTGGACGCTGGTGCTTGCGCTCGCCGTGGTGGCGACCGCGCTGCTCTGGGCGCTGGTCCCGCAGCTGTTCGTCGGCTACGACCCGCTGCTGCCGGACCCGGCGAACAAGCTGAAGCCGCCCTCGGGCGAGCACTGGTTCGGCACCGACCAGCTCGGCCGCGACCTCTACACCCGGGTGGTCTACGGTGCCCGCGCCTCACTGCTCGGCTCGGCGGTGGCGGTCGGCGTCGGCGTGCTGGTCGGCTCGCTGCTCGGCGCGCTCGCCGGATGGTTCTCCGGTTTCACCGACAGCGCGCTCATGCGGGTGATCGATGTGGTGCTGGCGATCCCGGGGTTCCTGCTCGCCATCACCATCGTGGTGCTGCTCGGCTTCGGGGTGCTGCAGGCCGGGATCGCGGTCGGGCTCACCACCTCGGCGACCTTCGCCCGGCTCATCCGCTCCGAGGTGCTCAAGGCGCGGACCAGCAGCTACGTGGAGGCCGCGATCACCAGCGGCGCCTCGACGCTGGACATCCTGCGCAGGCACGTGATCCCGAACTCGATCGCGCCGACGGTCTCGCTGATCACGGTGCAGTTCGGCATCGCGATCATCTGGATCGCCTCGCTCAGTTTCCTCGGGCTCGGCGCGCAGCCGCCGGAGCCGGAGTGGGGGCGGCTGGTCTCCGACGGCCGCAACTACATCGCGACCCGCGGCTGGCTGACGCTGTGGCCCGGGCTCGCCGTCGTCGCGGTGGTGCTGGCCACCAACCACATCGCGCACCACATCACGAGGAGGCAGCCGTGACCCTGGTCGACGCGGAGCTCAGCACCACCGCGACCGCCGTGCTCTCGGTGCGCGACCTGAGCGTCGGGTACCGCACCGGCCGCGGGCTCACGCCGGTGCTGCGCAACGTCTCCTTCGAGGTGGCGCCGGGGCAGGTGCTCGCGCTGGTCGGCGAGTCGGGGTCGGGCAAGACCACCACCGCGCACGCCGTGCTCGGGCTGCTGCCGGAGAACGGCGAGGTGCTCGGCGGGCGGATCTCGTTCGCCGGGCAGGAGCTCACCGAGCTGTCGGAGAAGGGCTGGCGGGGCATCCGCGGCCGGGCGGTGAGCCTGATCCCGCAGGACCCGGCGGTCTCGCTGGATCCGGTGCGCCGGGTCGGCCACCAGGTCGAGGATGTGCTGCTGCTGCACACCGACCTGGACGCGGCGGCGCGCCGGGCCCGGGTGTACGAGCTCTTCGAACTGGTCGGCTTCACCGAGGTGGAGCGGCGCTACCGGCAGTACCCGCACGAGCTCTCCGGCGGCATGCGGCAGCGGGTGCTGATCGCGGCCGCGGTCGCCGCCGAGCCGGAGCTGATCATCGCCGACGAGCCGACCTCCGCGCTCGACGCCACGGTGCAGAAGCAGGTGCTCGACCTGATCGACGACATCCGGCGCCGCCTCGGCACCAGCGTCGTCCTGGTCACCCACGACCTCGGCGTCGCCGCCGACCGCTCCGACGTGATCGGCGTGATGCGCGGCGGCGAGCTGGTCGAGGTCGGTCCGACGCGGGAGATCGTCGCCGGGCCGCGGCACGAGTACACCAGGACGCTGCTGGACAGCGTGCCGTCCCGGATCGGCCGGATCCGGCCCCGAGCGGCCGCCCCCGCGGACCGGGAGACGGTGATCGAGGTCGCCGGGCTGCGCAAGGAGTACGGCGACGTGACCGCCGTGGACGGGATCACGTTCCAGGTCGAGCGCGGCGAGACCTTCGCCATCGTCGGCGAATCCGGGTCGGGGAAGTCGACGACCGCCCGGATCCTGACCGGGCTCACCGAGGCCACCGGTGGCAGCGCCACCCTGCTCGGCACCGACATCACCCGGCTGCGGCGCAGCGAGTTCCGCGCGCTGCGCCGGAACGTGCAGATCGTCTACCAGAACCCGTACTCCTCCTTCGACCCGCGCTTCGACGTCTACGACGTGGTCGACGAGCCGCTGCGCTCGTTCGGCGGGAAGCGCCGGGGAAAGCGGCCGAACGAGGAGCAGGTCGTGGCGGCGCTGGAGGCGGCCGCGCTGCCCGCCGACTTCGTCCGGCGGCACCCGCGCGAGCTCTCCGGCGGCCAGCGGCAGCGGGTCGCGATCGCCCGCGCCCTCGTGCTCGAGCCCGAGGTGGTGGTGCTGGACGAGCCGATCTCCGCGCTCGACGTCTCGGTGGCTGCCCAGCTCCTCGACCTGCTGCGCACCCTCCAGGAGGAGCGCGGCCTGACCTACCTGTTCATCTCGCACGACCTCGCGGTCGTCCGGGCCATCTCGGACCGGGTCGCGGTCATGCGGCAGGGCCGGATCGTCGAGCAGGGCCCGGTCGAGCAGGTCTTCGCGCACCCCGCCGACGACTACACGGTCCGGCTGGTCGACGCCATCGCCGGGCGCGACCTCATCTCTGGAGGACAGCCATGAGCACACCACACGAGACCCTGGCCGCCGCGCTGGAGCACATCCGGGCGGTGCTGCTGGAGCTGGCCAAGGGCGTCGGCGAGCGCGACCTGGCCTTCGAGCACCCGGAGGCGCTGATCCAGGAGCTGGCCGACGCCGGCTTCGGGCGGCTGCGGGTGCCGGTGGAGTTCGGCGGCTTCGGCGTCGAGCTGCCGGTGCTGTTCGAGCTGCTCGCCGAGGCGGCGCAGGCCGACTCCAACGTCCCGCAGATCTTTCGCGGCCACTTCACCACGGTCGAGATCCTGCTGCGGGAGACCGATCCCGAGGTGCGCGCGCACTGGCTGCGCCGGATCGGCGACGGCGCGGTGTTCGGCAATGCGCAGTCGGAGCCGTCGGCGGTGGTCGCGGAGGCGGTGAGCGCCGGTGACGTGGCGCCGGGGTGGGGTGGGTCGACCACGAAGGTGCGGGTCGCCGCAGACGGGCGGCGGCTGGTCTCCGGCACCAAGTTCTACTCGACCGGCGCGCGGTTCGCCGACTACATCCGGGCGGCGGTGGCCGACGACGAGGGTGGCCGCGGCTTCGTGGTGATCCCGGCCAGGCACCCCGGCGTCACGCACGTGGACGACTGGGACGGCATCGGGCAGCGCCAGACCGGCAGCGGGACGACGCTGTTCGCGGACGTCCCGGTGGAGCCGAACGGCGATGTCGGGAAGTTCAAGGAGTCGCTGCGCGGGCTGGACTCGTTCGTGCAGATCGTGCACCTGGCCAACCTGACCGGGATCGCGCGCAGCATCGTCGCCGAGACGGTCGACATCGTGCGCGCCCGCACCAGGACCAGCCTGCA is a window encoding:
- a CDS encoding SCO2523 family variant P-loop protein, producing MIVFSTSDKGGTGRSVTSCNIAYRLCAGGRSVAYLDFDFGSPTAGALFEIGGVEQGVPEKGLHSYLTHGSEPVARVDIRAATDRPALRNIRSRTGQLVLFPGDEGGAEFNGIDDETDAVVDRCITLLAALEQEFDVAVVDLSAGRSLAMELALRATASPHLSSATVRWLVFHRWTRQHILAASGLVHGHHGLLAGAALWGHDKKKFLENLRYVRTAVPRLNKSVDGVYRGAQAAWLTEQNAALKALAARHLIGATSLLGETPVEPVLQWREQVILDTDVANKIANLETAAAFDELTARLIDTEYWEQF
- a CDS encoding SCO2522 family protein, producing the protein MEHGSGYDEASTQLRVARVPLSHLSIEVGHLYMSDLRRGGEAIRRQLKRVAPMLHAITASAEAEFGSNARISTCFLLDDYFDDGGNPAEVIGKLLEITSEFGVGIDYLGRESACHEAPAARAGEFVPLAEMVAARIVEEPAKGETGSRPPALKSGWLANGKRGSDGIRVGQAMRSRSYQHPEELSRREHSIFLDVEMWRKSRTGVNGTATTTVKWSCPFLASVWQLLRLGILRDQGNPVAQPVNWEDRTVWPDRWADLPAIVQLEPRAKPFAAYRSLSIMPRYYLGIEHAVRVVIDHLQLDSEIVDDIVDRGTAELVDVSRDAGERLDYVFLGGC
- a CDS encoding SCO2521 family protein, with translation MDTPNAVGFAEPDYTLAQFGGLEAVDGVEHAPPFETLHGVLPDLQRGVARAGAVDPILVTGEIHTRLVPHSTALTRASAEEMLTIVPGYPVRWRTRPSSVGTSPTIAAGFDCGLPRVSGAAVHAIGTAAVHAVVCGGRVLQSSAHTGVVAAESSQRQVWSHYLSRVGVAEVVSRVTPQTRKRLVDGFLGFVDPPPGTVDMPSITQHLLNRVSMWSGLDQRAPFRAVTTRLRWAAHIGAAATLRFRLEEGRVRTVVVTVRNETELAAVGAFCEDLARHDWLLTVVEAITDQVDAMPLGADVTQAVAPVLAGVTHLWTPGVHTPAVLRPLWRQLEADPAFSAEWFARLGHLRSRTDFVAPAASQREFAVKTW
- a CDS encoding GNAT family N-acetyltransferase, translated to MILSTSSETPTFRAARLEDLAAIDALERAEFDRFAYPYFALRQLFDVHGPQWLIAEIEGQLCGYSMVATSDGGTAWILGLAVDSRYHRRGYGGILLRSTVDRCRSAAVPQILLTVRPSDHPAVGLYRKSGFVRIEHDPDYFGPGEGRDVLICRFDRPEPRPLTDTVTDPWQKERPGLR
- a CDS encoding ABC transporter substrate-binding protein; amino-acid sequence: MRNIRFRRLLAAATVATALVTALAGCGGPSNSPEAEGGTPVYGGTLNFYDPVQYTAWLPTASIWSNSQVANNLADRLTWQDPESGEVKPWLAKSWEISQDKLSYTFTLREGVTFSNGDPVDAAIVKANYDQHGFGDKALGIPADSFFANYTGSEVVGPLTVKVNFSKPNVGFLQVTSFYRAGSILAKPFLERDLNGQGQAQNWIASGPFVVESVNGTTGITLKRREDYNWAPTGSGHEGRAYLERVVFKTVPEAGTRVGALQSGEAHISRNIAPYDEETVGAQGGRIAAFPVQGQTNKLSPQLDSTAPVIDKNVRLALQAATNREEINQTVLSPSYPIPGSILVQGTPQRPDAGDALKYDLDRANSLLEQAGWQKGSDGIRAKDGKRLRIEIWIAPYYQVAQPVLELLQSQWKKAGIELNINATSLTEYEATQTARADSWALVQGQLSRAEPDVLRSAYDSTATNELHNPTPDAKLDELVRAQAFEFDPAERARAVRAIQDHLLAEGYVIPLYDETQVFGLAPSVHGFGTESTARTWLYDTWIAE
- a CDS encoding ABC transporter permease yields the protein MRGYVLKRLAQAVLVLLAAYTLSFALLSALPGDSVNNRIQNPDAQISPEAGRMMLEYYGLDRPLHEQYLHGLAAALRGEFGFSLSTGTPVAEMIGTALPGTLALTGLALVFGLVFAGVVAIVINYARWAWLRDLAGSVPALFASVPTFVVGILALQFLSFRFHLIPSVDDGSARALVAPAATLGLLVAAPMSQVFATSIRGTRRQPFVHVLRAKGAGEGFVFRKDVLRNSSLPVLTLLGLTFGELIAGSVVTEAVYARDGIGQLTVGAVETQDLPVVQGVVLLSAAAYVLVNLAVDLVYPFVDPRVLVDGRTQRFTRARAGLARTRVVVPPRGLPAEVAMP
- a CDS encoding ABC transporter permease, with the translated sequence MTAVLEPEKNSRAPERKAARPRRLGANWTLVLALAVVATALLWALVPQLFVGYDPLLPDPANKLKPPSGEHWFGTDQLGRDLYTRVVYGARASLLGSAVAVGVGVLVGSLLGALAGWFSGFTDSALMRVIDVVLAIPGFLLAITIVVLLGFGVLQAGIAVGLTTSATFARLIRSEVLKARTSSYVEAAITSGASTLDILRRHVIPNSIAPTVSLITVQFGIAIIWIASLSFLGLGAQPPEPEWGRLVSDGRNYIATRGWLTLWPGLAVVAVVLATNHIAHHITRRQP
- a CDS encoding dipeptide ABC transporter ATP-binding protein, which gives rise to MTLVDAELSTTATAVLSVRDLSVGYRTGRGLTPVLRNVSFEVAPGQVLALVGESGSGKTTTAHAVLGLLPENGEVLGGRISFAGQELTELSEKGWRGIRGRAVSLIPQDPAVSLDPVRRVGHQVEDVLLLHTDLDAAARRARVYELFELVGFTEVERRYRQYPHELSGGMRQRVLIAAAVAAEPELIIADEPTSALDATVQKQVLDLIDDIRRRLGTSVVLVTHDLGVAADRSDVIGVMRGGELVEVGPTREIVAGPRHEYTRTLLDSVPSRIGRIRPRAAAPADRETVIEVAGLRKEYGDVTAVDGITFQVERGETFAIVGESGSGKSTTARILTGLTEATGGSATLLGTDITRLRRSEFRALRRNVQIVYQNPYSSFDPRFDVYDVVDEPLRSFGGKRRGKRPNEEQVVAALEAAALPADFVRRHPRELSGGQRQRVAIARALVLEPEVVVLDEPISALDVSVAAQLLDLLRTLQEERGLTYLFISHDLAVVRAISDRVAVMRQGRIVEQGPVEQVFAHPADDYTVRLVDAIAGRDLISGGQP
- a CDS encoding acyl-CoA dehydrogenase family protein, giving the protein MSTPHETLAAALEHIRAVLLELAKGVGERDLAFEHPEALIQELADAGFGRLRVPVEFGGFGVELPVLFELLAEAAQADSNVPQIFRGHFTTVEILLRETDPEVRAHWLRRIGDGAVFGNAQSEPSAVVAEAVSAGDVAPGWGGSTTKVRVAADGRRLVSGTKFYSTGARFADYIRAAVADDEGGRGFVVIPARHPGVTHVDDWDGIGQRQTGSGTTLFADVPVEPNGDVGKFKESLRGLDSFVQIVHLANLTGIARSIVAETVDIVRARTRTSLHALTQKAADDPEVLGVVGLLEARRLTAETLLRLAGERLQAAHDSGEESAYTRAYLDTSAAQIAVIEAVLDAANRAFDAGGSSTARNSAHLDRHWRNARTLASHNPVVYKPRVVGAYLVNGESPEPGYYRNRPSAEVSA